Proteins encoded within one genomic window of Candidatus Krumholzibacteriia bacterium:
- a CDS encoding ECF-type sigma factor, producing the protein MTDDDVPAPAGAEGPLVPARLFEQLYDELRTVARRYMGSERANHSLRPTELVDEAFIRLMQSNPIAIEDRVHFLRLAARTMRRVLVDHAKRKGATRHGGAMRRVTLTDDALAVSPEFDLIDLDRALERLSKLSERQTDILEMRFIAGLTVEEVAAELGVSPRTIKGDTRVALAWLRRELD; encoded by the coding sequence TCCCGCCGGCGCCGAGGGACCGCTCGTACCGGCCAGGCTGTTTGAGCAACTCTACGACGAGTTGCGAACAGTGGCGCGCCGCTATATGGGCAGCGAACGCGCCAACCACTCCCTCCGCCCCACCGAACTGGTTGATGAGGCGTTCATCCGCCTGATGCAATCGAATCCGATTGCGATCGAGGACCGGGTTCACTTTCTCCGGCTCGCGGCGCGGACGATGCGACGCGTCCTCGTCGATCACGCCAAGCGAAAGGGCGCGACCCGCCACGGTGGCGCCATGAGGCGAGTAACGCTGACCGATGACGCACTGGCAGTGTCCCCGGAGTTCGACCTCATCGATCTCGACCGGGCGCTCGAAAGGCTTTCAAAGCTCAGCGAACGTCAAACCGACATTCTCGAGATGCGCTTCATCGCGGGGCTGACGGTTGAGGAAGTGGCCGCCGAGCTGGGCGTGTCGCCCCGGACCATCAAGGGCGACACGCGCGTCGCTCTGGCGTGGCTCCGACGGGAGCTGGACTGA